A genomic window from Glycine max cultivar Williams 82 chromosome 17, Glycine_max_v4.0, whole genome shotgun sequence includes:
- the LOC100795608 gene encoding brassinosteroid-responsive RING protein 1, whose protein sequence is MANVFLQVLSVLGFIMRLITILLCYMGFQDFFESNITRPKRAVSVVLMREILPVVKFSEMEMAVEAVESCAVCLYEFEGEDEIRWLTNYRHIFHKRCLDHWMGYDMRMCTLCRTPSIPHHMQAAFNDKLWAASGIPDFYYYHH, encoded by the coding sequence ATGGCCAATGTGTTTCTACAGGTGCTATCGGTATTGGGGTTCATCATGAGACTTATCACAATCCTCTTGTGCTACATGGGCTTTCAGGATTTCTTTGAATCCAACATTACAAGGCCGAAGAGGGCGGTGTCGGTGGTGCTGATGAGGGAAATCCTGCCGGTGGTGAAGTTCTCAGAGATGGAGATGGCGGTGGAGGCAGTAGAGAGTTGCGCAGTGTGCCTGTATGAGTTTGAGGGAGAGGACGAGATCAGATGGTTGACGAACTACCGCCACATATTCCACAAAAGGTGTCTGGACCATTGGATGGGGTACGATATGAGAATGTGCACCCTATGTCGAACACCCTCCATACCCCACCATATGCAAGCTGCCTTCAATGATAAACTTTGGGCTGCTTCAGGGATCCCTGACTTCTATTACTATCATCACTAG